The Citrifermentans bemidjiense Bem genome window below encodes:
- a CDS encoding A-adding tRNA nucleotidyltransferase encodes MDVITTHLNADFDCIGSMVAAKKLYPEALLVFSGAQEKSVRDFFQKGHPQDLEFARIKEIDFSAITRLIVVDCQHSSRIGKFGELAKSGSVELHIYDHHPTSSGDMEPTGGVIRPCGSTTTILAGMLIERDVQVTPFEATVMMLGIHEDTGNLTFPSSTAEDYTVAAWLLERGAYLNEVADSIGRELTVEQVSLLNDLLVSLKTTTLKGVDVSIAHASVDRYIGDIATLAHMIRDMENLQALFLVVGMEDRVFVIARSRVPEVRVGEILHELGGGGHATAASATVRGLTLIQVLERLDAVLRRRVDPRRVARDIMSSPVKTISPDCSIEEARERLVRYNVSAMPVISEEGVLGIISRKTVEKALYHNLNQVPVSDYMHSEFHVASPDTPITEIQSYMVGGDARLVPVVSELGLIGVITRTDLLRYSLGGEALYDLSRDALQVKSREVEALMNKHLPQRTTVILHDLGRVGDQLDLTVYAVGGFVRDLLLDIQNMDIDVTVDGDGILFAETFASQFGCRVKSHQKFGTAVIVFPDGFKIDVASTRLEYYVSPGALPTVERSSLKMDLYRRDFTVNTLAIALNGDSFGKLIDYFGAYRDLQSRVIRVLHNLSFVEDPTRVFRAIRFEQRLNFKIAKHTEDLIKNAVKMEFLEKLGGRRLLAELVQILREKEPLKGVGRMASLGLLRFIHPGVELTPAMQVALEETRYVVSWFDLLYLERPYESWSVYFLTLCEGLTEEQFWGTCTRLAVAEHYKERLVEMRRQSEELIGNLERKLARSEKVDNSEIYFTLRGLPVEVLLYHMAKSRSAEVKRCISLYFTKLDGMHPQIGGEDLKELGVEPGPLYRELLDLVLSARLNGKVASREDEIQLVREVLEGV; translated from the coding sequence ATGGATGTAATCACCACGCATCTAAACGCCGACTTCGACTGTATCGGCTCCATGGTTGCCGCGAAGAAGCTTTACCCCGAGGCGCTCCTGGTCTTCTCAGGGGCCCAGGAGAAATCGGTTCGGGATTTCTTCCAGAAGGGGCATCCCCAGGACCTCGAATTCGCCCGCATCAAGGAGATTGATTTCTCCGCCATCACCCGCCTCATCGTAGTCGATTGCCAGCACTCCTCCCGCATCGGCAAGTTCGGCGAACTCGCCAAAAGCGGCAGCGTCGAACTCCACATCTACGACCATCACCCAACCAGTTCCGGCGATATGGAGCCCACCGGCGGCGTCATCCGCCCCTGCGGTTCCACCACGACCATCCTGGCCGGCATGTTGATCGAGCGCGACGTCCAAGTTACCCCCTTTGAAGCCACCGTGATGATGCTGGGGATCCACGAGGACACCGGCAACCTGACGTTCCCCTCCAGCACCGCTGAAGACTACACCGTGGCCGCGTGGCTCCTGGAGCGGGGCGCTTATCTCAACGAAGTGGCCGACTCCATCGGGCGGGAGCTGACCGTCGAGCAGGTGTCGCTTCTAAACGACCTGCTGGTGTCGCTTAAGACCACCACCCTAAAGGGGGTCGACGTCTCGATAGCCCACGCCTCGGTCGACCGCTACATAGGGGACATCGCCACCCTGGCGCACATGATCCGCGACATGGAGAACCTGCAGGCGCTTTTCCTCGTGGTCGGGATGGAGGACCGGGTCTTCGTCATCGCCAGGAGCCGGGTGCCGGAGGTGCGGGTAGGGGAGATCCTGCATGAACTGGGCGGGGGAGGGCACGCCACGGCCGCCTCGGCCACGGTGCGCGGGCTCACCCTGATCCAGGTGCTGGAGCGGCTGGACGCGGTGCTCAGGCGCCGGGTGGACCCAAGGCGGGTGGCGCGCGACATCATGTCGTCGCCGGTAAAGACCATATCCCCCGACTGCAGCATCGAGGAGGCGCGGGAGCGCCTGGTGCGCTACAACGTAAGCGCCATGCCGGTCATATCAGAAGAGGGGGTGCTCGGGATCATCTCCAGGAAGACTGTGGAGAAGGCGCTCTACCACAACCTGAACCAGGTGCCGGTGTCGGATTACATGCACTCCGAGTTCCACGTCGCCTCGCCCGATACCCCCATCACCGAGATCCAAAGTTACATGGTCGGGGGGGACGCCCGCCTGGTCCCGGTGGTCTCCGAGCTGGGGTTGATTGGAGTGATCACTCGCACCGATCTGCTCCGCTACAGCTTAGGGGGCGAGGCGCTTTACGATCTGTCGCGCGACGCACTCCAGGTGAAGAGCCGGGAGGTGGAGGCGCTGATGAACAAGCACCTCCCGCAGCGCACCACCGTCATCCTGCACGACCTAGGGCGCGTCGGGGACCAGCTCGACCTCACCGTCTACGCGGTCGGAGGCTTCGTCCGCGACCTGCTTTTAGATATCCAGAACATGGACATCGACGTGACGGTGGACGGCGACGGCATCCTCTTCGCCGAGACCTTCGCCTCCCAATTCGGCTGCCGGGTGAAAAGCCACCAGAAGTTCGGCACCGCGGTGATCGTCTTCCCGGACGGCTTCAAGATCGACGTCGCCAGCACCCGTCTGGAATACTACGTCTCCCCCGGCGCGCTCCCTACCGTGGAGCGCTCTTCGCTCAAGATGGACCTGTATCGGCGCGACTTCACCGTCAACACCCTCGCCATTGCCTTGAACGGCGACTCCTTCGGCAAGCTCATCGATTACTTCGGGGCCTACCGGGACCTGCAGTCGAGGGTGATCCGGGTGCTGCACAACCTCTCCTTTGTCGAGGACCCGACCCGCGTCTTCAGGGCCATCCGTTTCGAGCAGAGGCTTAACTTCAAGATCGCCAAGCACACCGAGGACCTGATCAAGAACGCGGTGAAGATGGAATTCCTGGAAAAGCTCGGAGGGCGGAGGCTCCTCGCTGAGCTGGTTCAGATCCTGAGGGAGAAGGAGCCGCTCAAGGGAGTCGGGCGCATGGCGTCGCTTGGGCTTTTGCGTTTCATTCACCCGGGCGTCGAACTGACCCCCGCCATGCAGGTAGCGCTGGAGGAAACCCGCTACGTCGTCTCCTGGTTCGATCTCCTCTACCTGGAACGCCCTTACGAAAGCTGGTCGGTCTATTTCCTGACCCTGTGCGAGGGGCTCACCGAAGAACAGTTCTGGGGAACCTGCACCCGCCTCGCCGTCGCCGAGCATTACAAGGAGAGGCTGGTGGAGATGCGCCGGCAGAGCGAGGAGCTGATCGGAAACCTGGAAAGAAAGCTGGCGCGTTCCGAGAAGGTCGACAACAGCGAGATCTACTTCACGCTCAGGGGGCTTCCAGTCGAGGTGCTCCTCTACCACATGGCCAAAAGCCGTAGCGCCGAGGTAAAGCGGTGCATCTCACTTTACTTCACCAAGCTCGACGGCATGCATCCCCAGATCGGCGGTGAGGATCTAAAGGAACTCGGCGTAGAACCGGGACCGCTGTACCGGGAGTTGCTGGACCTGGTTTTGAGCGCGCGGTTGAACGGTAAGGTCGCGAGCCGCGAAGACGAGATCCAGTTGGTGCGCGAGGTGTTGGAGGGGGTGTAG
- the rsmA gene encoding 16S rRNA (adenine(1518)-N(6)/adenine(1519)-N(6))-dimethyltransferase RsmA — protein MEKIRAKKEFGQNFLVDDSVLTRIVACVAPTKDDCILEVGPGRGALSRLLAESGARFLAVEWDRELLPLLKAEFATNPNVEIGHGDILRVDLPLLLGSRAEGKKWKVAANLPYNISSQVLFRFMEHSELFEKLVLMLQKEVGDRLTAPPACKEYGALTVLLRLHFDIRREFIVKPGSFRPVPKVDSAVLSFLPLSGPRVEVGDEELFRRVVKGAFLQRRKTLLNSLRSSGFDDADGFLSAALSRSGIDGGRRGETLSLEEFACLTRELSAGKTLA, from the coding sequence ATGGAGAAGATCCGCGCCAAGAAGGAGTTCGGCCAGAATTTCCTGGTCGACGACAGCGTACTGACCCGCATCGTCGCCTGCGTCGCCCCCACGAAAGACGACTGCATCCTCGAGGTGGGACCGGGGCGGGGCGCGCTCTCGCGGCTTCTGGCGGAAAGCGGCGCCAGGTTTCTGGCCGTGGAATGGGACCGCGAGCTCTTGCCGCTTTTAAAGGCGGAGTTTGCCACCAATCCCAACGTGGAAATAGGCCACGGCGACATCCTCAGGGTCGACCTCCCGCTTTTGCTCGGATCCCGCGCAGAAGGGAAGAAATGGAAGGTGGCGGCGAACCTCCCCTACAACATCTCGTCGCAGGTCCTTTTCCGTTTCATGGAGCACAGCGAGCTCTTCGAAAAGCTGGTGCTCATGCTGCAAAAGGAGGTGGGGGACCGGCTGACCGCCCCCCCCGCCTGCAAGGAATACGGCGCGCTCACCGTACTTCTTAGGCTGCACTTCGACATCCGCCGGGAGTTCATAGTGAAGCCCGGCTCTTTCCGGCCGGTCCCTAAGGTCGACTCGGCGGTGCTGAGTTTTCTCCCACTGTCCGGGCCGAGGGTGGAGGTAGGTGACGAGGAACTTTTCCGCCGCGTGGTGAAAGGGGCGTTTTTACAACGCAGGAAAACCCTCCTTAACTCGTTGCGCTCCTCCGGTTTCGACGATGCCGACGGCTTTCTTTCCGCAGCCCTCTCAAGAAGCGGCATCGACGGCGGCAGGCGCGGCGAGACCCTGTCGCTGGAGGAGTTTGCCTGCCTCACCAGGGAACTTTCGGCCGGGAAAACTCTGGCGTAA
- a CDS encoding UDP-glucuronic acid decarboxylase family protein translates to MRVLVTGGAGFIGSHLCERLLREGHDVICLDNFFTGSKLNIAHLLDNRNFELIRHDVTQPILLEVDRIYNLACPASPIHYQYNPVKTTKTSVMGAINMLGIAKRVRARILQASTSEVYGDPQVHPQTEAYWGNVNTLGVRSCYDEGKRVAETLMMDYHRQNHVDIRIVRIFNTYGPKMAENDGRVVSNFILQALKGEDITVYGEGEQTRSFCFVSDLVEGLIRMMECPGFIGPVNLGNPTETTIVEFAKKIIALTGSSSRIVYRPLPADDPKQRQPDISLAKQMLGWEPKVHVDEGLKQTIDYFSSRLNTA, encoded by the coding sequence ATGCGCGTGCTAGTTACCGGCGGCGCCGGTTTTATCGGTTCACATCTATGCGAGAGGTTGTTGAGGGAGGGGCACGACGTCATCTGCCTGGACAACTTCTTCACCGGCAGCAAGCTCAACATCGCGCATCTCCTCGACAACCGCAACTTCGAGCTGATCCGCCACGACGTGACCCAGCCGATACTTTTGGAGGTGGACCGGATTTACAACCTCGCCTGCCCGGCGTCCCCGATCCACTACCAGTACAACCCGGTGAAGACCACGAAGACCAGCGTCATGGGGGCGATCAACATGCTGGGGATCGCCAAACGGGTGCGGGCCCGCATCCTCCAGGCCTCGACCTCCGAGGTCTACGGCGATCCGCAGGTGCACCCGCAGACCGAGGCCTACTGGGGCAACGTCAACACGCTCGGGGTGAGAAGTTGCTACGACGAGGGTAAGAGGGTTGCCGAGACGCTGATGATGGACTACCACCGCCAGAACCACGTGGACATCCGCATCGTAAGGATCTTCAACACCTACGGTCCCAAGATGGCTGAAAACGACGGCAGGGTGGTCTCCAACTTCATCCTGCAGGCGCTCAAGGGGGAGGACATCACCGTATACGGCGAAGGGGAACAGACCCGGTCTTTCTGCTTCGTCTCCGACCTCGTGGAAGGTTTGATCAGGATGATGGAGTGCCCCGGGTTCATCGGCCCGGTCAACCTGGGAAACCCCACCGAGACCACGATCGTCGAGTTCGCCAAGAAGATCATCGCGCTGACCGGCTCCAGTTCGCGCATCGTCTACCGGCCGCTTCCCGCCGACGACCCGAAGCAGCGCCAGCCCGACATCTCGCTTGCGAAGCAGATGCTCGGCTGGGAGCCCAAGGTGCACGTGGACGAGGGGCTCAAGCAGACCATCGACTATTTCAGCTCGCGTCTCAATACGGCGTAA
- a CDS encoding aminotransferase class V-fold PLP-dependent enzyme — protein sequence MPVFLDNAATSFPKPETVYLAMDAALREVGVAPGRGGYRQSLAAARIVYEARSALARFFGVSDSSRLIFTHSATESINIAVNGLLKPGDHVVSTRVEHNALLRPLHLAASRGVEVTYVPSDRFGVVSEREIERAMRPGTRLVALAHCSNVTGAVQPIEAIARVARQNGAVFLVDAAQSAGFFPIEAERTGIDLLAAPGHKGLYGPPGTGVLTIAEGLNLEPLLVGGTGGSASSPEQPDQLPERLESGTINTPAIAGLKAGVEFVLTTGIDVIRAKEELLVNQLLEGLRATPHVEVYGPLEGARGAAVSFNAAGHDPAALSFLLDSDYDISVRAGLHCAPDTHRSIGTYPTGTVRVSPGFFNTEADIDFFLKALHEIAARG from the coding sequence ATGCCCGTCTTCCTTGATAACGCCGCGACCTCATTCCCTAAACCGGAAACGGTCTACCTGGCCATGGACGCCGCCCTGCGGGAAGTCGGGGTAGCGCCTGGAAGGGGGGGGTACCGGCAGTCCCTCGCTGCAGCCCGCATTGTCTACGAAGCCAGGTCGGCCCTGGCGCGTTTTTTCGGCGTCTCGGACTCATCCCGCCTGATCTTCACCCACAGCGCAACGGAATCCATCAACATCGCGGTCAACGGGCTTTTGAAGCCGGGCGACCATGTGGTATCCACCCGCGTCGAGCACAACGCGCTGCTGCGTCCGCTGCACTTGGCGGCAAGCCGCGGCGTCGAAGTTACCTACGTCCCCTCGGACCGCTTCGGGGTAGTGTCGGAGCGGGAGATAGAGCGGGCGATGCGCCCCGGCACGAGGCTCGTGGCGCTGGCGCACTGCTCGAACGTGACCGGAGCGGTGCAGCCGATCGAGGCGATTGCGCGGGTGGCGCGGCAAAATGGCGCGGTTTTTCTGGTGGACGCGGCGCAAAGCGCCGGCTTTTTCCCCATTGAGGCGGAGCGGACCGGCATCGACCTCCTCGCCGCACCTGGGCACAAGGGGCTCTATGGACCTCCCGGCACCGGCGTCCTCACCATTGCGGAGGGGCTCAACCTGGAACCGCTGCTGGTGGGAGGGACCGGAGGAAGCGCAAGTAGCCCCGAGCAGCCCGACCAACTCCCCGAGCGGCTGGAGAGCGGCACCATCAACACCCCTGCCATCGCCGGCCTTAAGGCGGGGGTCGAATTCGTACTCACTACCGGGATCGATGTGATCCGGGCCAAGGAAGAGCTACTGGTCAACCAGCTTTTGGAAGGGCTGCGAGCCACGCCTCACGTCGAGGTCTACGGGCCGCTGGAGGGGGCGCGGGGCGCCGCGGTTTCCTTCAACGCGGCAGGGCACGATCCGGCGGCGCTCAGCTTCCTTCTCGATTCCGATTACGACATAAGCGTCCGAGCCGGGCTCCACTGCGCCCCGGACACGCACCGCAGCATCGGGACCTACCCGACCGGAACGGTCAGGGTCAGTCCCGGGTTCTTTAACACAGAGGCTGACATAGACTTTTTCCTCAAAGCCCTGCACGAGATAGCGGCGCGCGGCTAG
- a CDS encoding DHH family phosphoesterase, with protein METSTKPPDLLAYTDSLLTWVSGRGRILIVVHDNPDPDSLASAMALRHFFAVKLNREAVIAFSGMIGRSENLAMAKLLQIPLTPLPLIDLKCFQVVCLLDTQPGTGNNSLPAGMRTDIVIDHHPMRESSAACRWVDIRPDYGTTATILFEYLKVQGVSIGTKMATALFYAIKSETQDLGREARRADRDAYLDLFPLANKTLLNSITRPSLPREYFISLHNALEHAALYGKVLVASLKGIQFPEVVAELADLLVRLEGTDTVLCLGHYSAELVLSIRTSNEEINAGELIRKLVAGIGAAGGHGMMAGGKIDLSDNSEQAIHELENLLTERLLAELKISDLKPVPLVP; from the coding sequence ATGGAAACCAGTACGAAGCCGCCCGACCTTTTGGCCTATACCGACTCTCTGCTGACCTGGGTCAGCGGCCGGGGGCGCATCCTGATAGTGGTGCACGACAACCCCGACCCCGATTCGCTCGCCTCAGCCATGGCGTTGCGGCACTTTTTTGCGGTGAAGCTGAACCGCGAGGCGGTGATCGCCTTCTCCGGCATGATCGGCAGAAGCGAAAACCTCGCCATGGCGAAACTGCTCCAGATTCCGCTCACCCCGCTGCCCCTCATCGACCTCAAATGTTTCCAGGTTGTCTGCCTGCTGGACACGCAACCCGGCACCGGGAACAACTCCCTCCCCGCAGGGATGCGCACCGACATCGTCATCGACCACCATCCCATGCGTGAATCCAGTGCCGCCTGCCGGTGGGTCGATATCCGCCCCGATTACGGGACCACGGCGACCATTCTTTTCGAGTACCTGAAGGTGCAGGGGGTGTCGATCGGGACCAAGATGGCCACAGCGCTCTTCTACGCCATCAAATCCGAGACGCAGGACCTGGGGCGTGAGGCGAGAAGGGCGGACCGGGACGCCTACCTGGATCTTTTCCCGCTGGCCAACAAGACCCTTTTAAACAGCATCACCCGCCCAAGCCTTCCCCGCGAATACTTCATCTCGCTGCATAACGCGCTGGAGCACGCGGCGCTCTACGGCAAGGTGCTGGTGGCGTCGCTCAAGGGGATTCAGTTCCCCGAGGTGGTGGCCGAGCTAGCCGACCTCCTGGTGCGGCTGGAAGGGACCGATACGGTGCTTTGCCTCGGGCACTACAGCGCCGAACTCGTTCTCTCCATCAGGACCTCGAACGAGGAGATAAACGCCGGCGAATTGATCCGCAAGCTGGTCGCCGGTATCGGCGCTGCAGGCGGCCACGGCATGATGGCCGGCGGCAAGATCGACTTGAGCGACAACTCGGAGCAGGCCATTCATGAGCTGGAGAACCTGCTCACCGAACGGCTGCTGGCCGAGCTGAAGATTTCCGATCTGAAACCGGTGCCGCTGGTCCCCTGA
- a CDS encoding UDP-glucose dehydrogenase family protein: MKVCVVGSGYVGLVAGTCFAESGNDVICVDVDKDKIDGLKRGVIPIYEPGLKEMVLRNCEEGRLNFTTDLDLAVKESLVCFIAVGTPPGADGSADLQYVLSVARSIGRAMESFKIIVDKSTVPVGTADKVRAAVNDELGKRGTHIEFDVVSNPEFLKEGAAIDDFMKPDRVVIGTDNVRTAEIMKELYSAFMRKSNRLLVMDIRSAEMTKYAANAMLATRITFMNQIANLCEVMGADVMAVREGIGSDSRIGYDFLFPGVGYGGSCFPKDVKALVKTADECSYDFVLLKAVETANERQKAILSDKILRRLGSAGDKPLAGKRFAIWGLSFKPRTDDMRDAPSLTIINRLLEMGASVHAHDPEAMNEAKKHFGDRISYSVNKYDLMRGADALVIITEWNEYRNPDFDRIKELLINPIIFDGRNLYHPARMKEAGFEYLPIGRNGNVVCEMN, translated from the coding sequence ATGAAAGTATGTGTGGTCGGATCAGGCTACGTGGGTCTCGTAGCCGGCACCTGTTTTGCCGAAAGCGGTAACGACGTCATCTGCGTCGACGTCGATAAAGATAAGATAGACGGCCTGAAGCGCGGCGTCATACCCATTTACGAGCCCGGCTTGAAGGAAATGGTCTTAAGGAACTGCGAGGAGGGGAGGCTTAACTTCACTACCGACCTCGACCTGGCCGTGAAGGAGTCGTTGGTCTGCTTCATCGCAGTCGGCACCCCCCCCGGCGCCGACGGCTCAGCCGACCTGCAGTACGTCCTCTCCGTTGCCCGCTCCATCGGCCGTGCCATGGAGAGCTTCAAGATCATCGTCGACAAGTCCACCGTCCCCGTAGGGACCGCCGACAAGGTGCGCGCTGCCGTGAACGACGAGCTCGGCAAACGCGGGACGCATATAGAATTCGACGTGGTGTCCAACCCCGAGTTCTTAAAGGAAGGGGCGGCAATCGACGACTTCATGAAACCCGACCGCGTCGTCATCGGTACCGACAACGTGAGGACCGCCGAGATCATGAAGGAGCTCTACTCGGCCTTCATGCGCAAGTCTAACCGCCTGCTGGTGATGGACATCAGAAGCGCCGAGATGACCAAGTACGCCGCCAACGCCATGCTCGCCACCCGCATCACGTTCATGAACCAGATCGCAAACCTCTGCGAGGTGATGGGCGCGGACGTCATGGCGGTCAGAGAAGGGATCGGCTCCGACTCCCGCATCGGTTACGACTTCCTCTTCCCCGGCGTCGGCTACGGCGGCTCCTGCTTCCCCAAGGACGTCAAGGCCCTGGTGAAGACGGCGGACGAGTGCAGCTACGACTTCGTCCTCTTGAAAGCGGTAGAAACCGCCAACGAGCGGCAGAAGGCGATCCTCTCCGACAAGATACTGCGCCGGCTGGGAAGCGCCGGGGACAAGCCTCTGGCGGGCAAGCGTTTCGCCATCTGGGGGCTCTCCTTCAAGCCCCGCACCGACGACATGAGGGACGCCCCATCGCTCACCATCATCAACAGGCTTCTGGAAATGGGAGCCAGCGTGCACGCCCACGACCCTGAGGCGATGAACGAGGCGAAGAAGCATTTCGGCGACCGCATCAGCTACAGCGTGAACAAGTACGACCTGATGAGAGGGGCCGATGCGCTGGTCATCATCACCGAGTGGAACGAGTACAGAAACCCCGATTTCGACCGCATCAAGGAACTCCTGATCAACCCGATCATCTTCGACGGCCGGAACCTCTACCACCCTGCCCGCATGAAGGAGGCCGGGTTCGAGTACCTCCCCATCGGCAGAAACGGCAACGTCGTCTGCGAAATGAACTAA
- the tsaD gene encoding tRNA (adenosine(37)-N6)-threonylcarbamoyltransferase complex transferase subunit TsaD: MLVLALESSCDETAAAVVKDGRTVLSSIVASQISVHAEYGGVVPEIASRKHLESVSFVVEQALAEAGVGLDRIEGIAVTQGPGLAGALLVGISVAKGLAFGRSLPLVGVNHIEGHLLAVFLEAPVQFPFIALAVSGGHSHLYRVDGIGRYQTLGQTVDDAAGEAFDKVAKLIGLPYPGGVAIDRLAVSGDPRAIKFPRPLLHDGTFNFSFSGLKTAVLTHVGKHPEAKEAGINDLAASFQAAVCEVLTKKTAAAIAATGIKRLVVAGGVACNSALRRSMGEYAAANGVELSIPSPPLCADNAAMIAVPGDYYLGLGMKSGFDLDALPVWPLDKLAARLKEHC; this comes from the coding sequence ATGCTAGTTCTTGCTTTGGAATCATCCTGCGACGAAACGGCAGCCGCTGTGGTCAAGGACGGCCGCACCGTCCTCTCCAGCATCGTCGCCTCTCAGATCAGCGTCCACGCCGAATACGGCGGCGTGGTCCCCGAGATAGCATCCCGAAAGCACCTGGAGTCCGTCTCCTTCGTGGTGGAACAGGCGCTCGCCGAGGCTGGCGTTGGTCTCGACCGGATCGAGGGGATCGCCGTGACCCAGGGGCCGGGCCTTGCCGGAGCGCTCCTGGTGGGGATCTCCGTCGCCAAGGGGCTCGCTTTCGGCCGCTCGCTCCCGCTTGTTGGGGTGAACCACATCGAGGGGCACCTTTTGGCCGTCTTCCTGGAGGCGCCGGTGCAGTTTCCCTTCATCGCGCTCGCCGTCTCCGGGGGGCACTCGCACCTGTACCGGGTCGACGGGATCGGGCGCTATCAGACCCTGGGACAGACGGTGGATGACGCCGCCGGCGAGGCCTTCGATAAGGTAGCGAAGCTGATCGGGCTCCCTTACCCGGGGGGCGTGGCCATCGACCGGCTGGCCGTGTCGGGCGATCCGCGGGCGATCAAGTTCCCGCGCCCGCTTTTGCACGATGGGACCTTCAACTTCAGCTTCTCCGGCTTGAAGACTGCGGTGTTGACCCATGTCGGCAAGCACCCGGAGGCTAAGGAAGCGGGGATCAACGACCTCGCCGCCTCGTTCCAGGCGGCGGTCTGCGAGGTGCTCACCAAGAAGACGGCGGCCGCCATCGCCGCCACAGGGATAAAAAGGCTGGTCGTGGCCGGCGGTGTCGCCTGCAACAGCGCGCTGCGCCGCTCCATGGGCGAGTATGCCGCGGCGAACGGGGTGGAGCTTTCCATTCCCTCGCCCCCCCTTTGCGCAGACAACGCCGCGATGATAGCGGTCCCCGGCGACTACTATCTGGGCCTCGGGATGAAGAGCGGTTTCGATCTCGACGCGCTTCCGGTGTGGCCCCTGGACAAGCTGGCCGCACGGCTGAAGGAGCATTGCTGA
- a CDS encoding PhoH family protein: protein MKKIYVLDTNVLLYDPQALTKFEDNSIVVPITVIEEIDRFKKDMNETGRNARQVSRLMDAFRKEGSLSQGLALESGGTLKIEIYEEKVMKRLPPELREERGDNRILAVAVDLMESQSEMPVILVTKDTNLRIKADALGLDAQDYESDKVAIDDLFDGFVSLEVGAEVVDRFYSQGWLDTELELQPNEYVLLAQAGNPSHSAIGRFDRVSHRIVPLGKLDKEGVWSVFPRNLEQSFALDALLDDNIKIVTLVGKAGTGKTLLAIAAGLQKTAEENVYNRLLVSRPVFPMGRDLGFLPGDIEEKLTPWMQPIFDNVELLLSGHEGEKRQHNKGYKELMAMGILEIEPLTYIRGRSIPNQYMIVDEAQNLTPHEIKTIVTRAGEGTKIVLTGDPYQIDNPYVDAESNGLTYVVERLKEQAISGHVTMTKGERSELAELAANLL from the coding sequence GTGAAGAAAATCTACGTGCTGGACACCAACGTTCTTCTGTACGACCCGCAGGCTCTCACCAAGTTCGAGGACAACTCCATCGTCGTGCCCATAACGGTGATCGAGGAGATTGACCGGTTCAAGAAGGACATGAACGAGACCGGCCGCAACGCCAGGCAGGTTTCCCGCCTCATGGACGCCTTCAGGAAGGAAGGGTCGCTCTCGCAGGGGCTCGCTCTGGAGAGCGGCGGTACGCTCAAGATCGAGATCTACGAAGAGAAGGTGATGAAGAGGCTCCCGCCGGAGCTGCGCGAGGAGCGTGGCGACAACCGCATCCTGGCGGTCGCCGTCGACCTGATGGAATCCCAAAGCGAGATGCCGGTCATCCTGGTGACCAAGGACACCAACCTCCGCATCAAGGCCGACGCGCTCGGGCTCGATGCGCAGGACTACGAGTCGGACAAGGTGGCCATCGACGACCTGTTCGACGGTTTCGTGAGCCTGGAGGTCGGGGCCGAAGTGGTCGACCGCTTCTACAGCCAGGGTTGGCTGGACACCGAGCTGGAGCTGCAGCCTAACGAATACGTCCTACTGGCCCAGGCGGGAAATCCCTCGCACAGCGCCATCGGCCGCTTCGACCGGGTTTCCCACCGCATCGTGCCGCTGGGGAAACTGGACAAGGAAGGGGTCTGGAGCGTATTCCCGAGGAACCTGGAGCAGTCCTTTGCGCTCGACGCTCTTTTGGACGACAACATCAAGATCGTGACGCTGGTGGGGAAGGCGGGTACCGGCAAGACCCTCCTCGCCATCGCCGCGGGGCTGCAGAAGACCGCGGAGGAGAACGTCTACAACCGGCTCCTGGTTTCGCGCCCGGTGTTCCCGATGGGGCGCGACCTGGGCTTTCTCCCCGGCGACATCGAGGAGAAGCTCACCCCCTGGATGCAGCCGATCTTCGACAACGTCGAGCTTCTTTTGAGCGGGCACGAGGGCGAGAAGCGCCAGCACAACAAGGGGTACAAGGAGCTGATGGCGATGGGGATCCTCGAGATCGAGCCGCTCACCTACATCAGGGGGCGCTCGATTCCGAACCAGTACATGATCGTCGACGAGGCGCAGAACCTCACCCCGCACGAGATCAAGACCATCGTGACCCGCGCCGGCGAGGGGACCAAGATCGTCCTCACCGGGGACCCGTACCAGATCGACAACCCGTACGTGGACGCGGAAAGTAACGGCTTGACCTACGTGGTGGAGCGGCTCAAGGAGCAGGCCATCTCGGGTCACGTCACCATGACCAAAGGGGAGCGAAGCGAGCTCGCGGAGCTTGCCGCGAACCTGCTCTAA